In Rosa chinensis cultivar Old Blush chromosome 1, RchiOBHm-V2, whole genome shotgun sequence, a genomic segment contains:
- the LOC112198740 gene encoding uncharacterized protein LOC112198740 yields the protein MAAAKSNSNAPPPTTSPNKSSKAAEEEEAVKELEEDLPWIQEKALDLVEFTDSVTQAIPGPRVGTSSLPWILALPLDYASLTFVIAVVKTVKKFSSPRHKRKKLVNKNAMLCKSIDEMFQNGSEQIKLDALKQLVQKTGFGMEEILRKYIHYTLNENPFNPEMVSNLIQLRKASLFDDSQVAEILNEISRRIVQDKGPIVMDMAGYTERGFKRKLVVQALFGKVFYLSEKLP from the exons ATGGCGGCGGCGAAGAGTAATTCCAATGCTCCGCCGCCGACGACAAGCCCTAACAAAAGCAGTAAAgcagctgaagaagaagaagccgttaAAGAGCTGGAAGAGGATCTACCCTGGATTCAAGAGAAGGCCTTAGACCTGGTGGAGTTCACCGACTCTGTCACTCAAGCCATTCCTGGACCCAGAGTTGGCACCAGCTCTCTCCCTTGGATTTTGGCTCTTCCTCTCGATTATGCCAGTCTCACTTTTGTCATCGCCGTTGTCAAGACCGTCAAAAAGTTCTCTTCCCCTCGACATAAACGCAAGAAACTG GTCAATAAAAATGCTATGCTATGCAAATCAATAGACGAAATGTTTCAGAATGGCTCCGAACAAATCAAGCTTGATGCCCTGAAACAACTCGTGCAAAAG ACAGGTTTTGGCATGGAGGAGATTTTGCGCAAGTACATCCATTATACTTTGAATGAAAATCCATTCAACCCAGAAATGGTTTCCAATTTAATTCAGCTCAGGAAAGCTTCTTTGTTCGATGATTCTCAGGTGGCTGAAATTCTAAatgaaatttcaagaagaaTTGTGCAAGACAAAG GCCCAATTGTAATGGATATGGCAGGTTATACTGAACGGGGTTTCAAAAGAAAATTAGTTGTTCAAGCCCTATTTGGAAAGGTGTTCTATCTGTCAGAG AAACTACCTTGA